Part of the Paeniglutamicibacter sulfureus genome, CGATTGTCAGGCCCTGTCGGTTGCCTGCGCGTGCCCCGCCTCGCGGGCGCAATGGGCACAACAGTACATACCGGTCTCACTTTCCACGCCGTGGCCCAGGATCCTGCATCCGCAGTGGGCGCATGCAGGTGCCATCATGTGGATGGCACATTCAAAACTGTCGAACGTCCGGGTCTCCCCGCCCCGGGTGAGCGTGAAGGTCTTGTCATAGTCATTGCCGCACATATCGCACGTAGCCATGGTTGCTCCTATTGTATGGTCTTCTTCGGGGGGTAAACCAATTTTTTTCCGTTCCGGAAGGATGAGGCGAGACAGGTCCCCTACCTTGCTTGTCCCGCTCGAAACCTCCTTCCCGGTCCCCCCAGGGCATCCCCGGCGGAAGCCGGGAAGTGTCATGCTTCATCGTCCAAGCGCATCCTTTCCGTCTCCGGCGCGCGTTTCACGGTGCCGTGTGCCGGGAACTGGTTTTCGGGGGCCTCTCCCGGTGGGTTGCGTTGCCATCGGGCAAGCCATCGAAAGCTTCGAACCCGTTCCTGCCCATGCCGATGAGTACGGCGGCGATGATGACCCAGAACGCTGCCAGAAGAAGTCCTGCGTATCCCCAGCCGATCCAGGTTGCCAGGCCTGCCAGGGCGGCCAATGCCAGGAAGAGGAACGCGAACTGTCCGGCCAGGAGGGCCCCGGCATAGAGCCTCACCCCCTTGCGCACCGTCCGGTAGAGGATCCGGATCTCGCCCTTGACCAGCCCGATCTGCTGGTGGACGATGACATCAAATTTTTCGGTGAATCCCTTGAACCGGTCCTCCAGAGCATGGAGCTGCTTCCGGTCCGACCCATGGGTGCGGGGCGAATCCAAGGTGCCTTCGGGCTGGACGTCCGCTGGTTTCCTGCTCATGGTCGGCTGAATCCCGGCCCCAGGCCGTGCAGTCCCGAAGGCTTTCCTCCAACATCGGGCTCGCCTTCGGTGCGCCGAGGCTCGATGCCGCCAATGTTCGCACCTTTCGCCGGCTGCATCGCGGAGTCATTCCATGGACGCTCTACGGACACCGGGTTCCTGCCTGTCCGTGCGTCGTTTGCCTCCCGTACGGACACACCTTCGCTGGCGTTCCGGGTCAGACGGCCGGCAACCAGGCCGGCGCCCAGGGCAATTCCAAGCAATGCCGCCGGGTGTCGCTTCGCAAACCGCTTGGTCTCCTGAACAAGGTCGCCGGGGTCCCGACCGTCCAACCAATCAGCCGCGTTTGCGCTGTACACCGTTGCCCGTTCGACGACGTTCGCGGCCAGACCCCTGGCTGAACCGTCATGCAGCATCCACGCGAATTCGTCGCTGATTTCACGGAGCGTGGTGGCGACCCGGCGTTGCTGGCGGGAGGCCTGGTTCCCGATCTCGCCGACGAGTGTGGAGAACAATCTGGACCCCTCATCCCCAAGGTCCCGCGCAATATGGCTCCCCGCGGACTCGCTCCCGGAGACGACCGGTCCCGGCGCGTCGTTACCGGCTTCCCCATCTACGGCCGGACCGGAGGGGCCCACTGCCGGAGGGGCGGGTCCGGTCGCCGTCCGTCTGGCGGTATCGGTCCACTGGTTCTTGATTGCCGGCTGCACGGTGGGCCGAACTGCTTGCCGATCCAACGGGACCCCCGGTGGGTAGGGGGCACTGAAATCATTGACGTTCATGGTCTTCCTCCAATAGGTCCGCGCCTTGGAAGCGATGTCTGCCATGGATACCCGGCCGCCCATGACCTTTCACAGCGCATGATTCTCCTCGCGCCCCGGTTCGGTTATCTCTGGACTCGATGTGAATTGGTGAATGGCCCGTCGTTGCGTGTCGACGCCGTTGGAGACAGCGGCCCCATGTGGGGTCCTCAACGTATCCCGGCGGCCATCGGCGCTGCCACGATGCGGTCTTCCGGAGCTCTGGGGCGCCCGGGAAAACCCTGTCAATAAGAGCAAAGCAATAGTTCCGCCTCGGCACAAGGGTTTTGACATCGGAGGCAGGGAATCGCTTCACTGGACGGCTTATGACCTGTCGGCGAGGGAAACACTGCGCGTCCCGGAGTCGCCCCCATGGTCGCATGGGTGCGTGCTGTCCTGGTCGGCCCGGAATCGACGGCAAAGGGCCGGGGCCCGGACCCCGCCAGCGGACATCGTGTGCGCAGTCCGGCCGGGAGTTGGGGGTACTTGCTAGTGGCCCGAGCGACGATCCCGGGTGAGCCGCCAGGTGCCGATGCCGATGTTCGACAGTGCGTCAACTCCCCAGAGCGCGGCGATGAGCGCCACGGCCCAGAATGGCAGCCAGGGTTGCTGCCAGTCGGTGAGCAGCACCAGTGCCATGGCAACCACCGCCTCGAACAGGCCCCAAAGGACCTGCGTGCGGGGTCGCCAGGAAAGAATGTTGAAGAACTTGCGGATGCCCTTGGCCTCGCGCGCGTCGGCGCCCATGGCCTTGGCAACGGTTGGGCCCAGTCCGCGGGGCTCGACCAGGTGCGCAGATTCCGGCACCGTGCCATCCTCGACGTAGTCGGCCAAGGCACGGGGCCTGCCAAAGATTTCCAGCACGGCGCGCAACTTCTCGACCGACCCGCTGCCGGCAAGTGCCTCGTTGAGCTGGGTGATCACGTCCTCGCCGATGCCGTATTCGGAGAGCCGGGCAATGGATTCCAGGTCCGGCGCGAGCCATTCGCGGGTGAGGAAGTCGGAAACCTCGGCCGCCTTGGTGCCCGAAACGGGGTCGAGCACCGGCTCGGCAGCGACCGACCAGCCGTGGCCGAAGCCCGGGTAGCCGTGGAGCTTTCGGCTCTGGCCCTCGAACCAGAAGACCATGGAAAAGCGCGGGCCAAGGCGCGAGAGCATGATGGCGGGGAACGTCGACTTCGACAACATGATCTCGGGCATGTAGCCCTGGTGCACCGCCACGTCGCCGTGTTCGGTGGAGAAGTGCTGCCAGGCCGTCTTGGTGGCACCGGCAAAGAACGCCACCTCGGATTCCTTGAACGTGCCCAACAGCACCGATCGTCCTCCGGTCGGGTGCTCGAGCGCGTCGTCGGCGATAGGTTCCCCGCTCTCGGCATCCACCCCGTCGAAGTCGGCGTAAAGCGCTCCGGTGCCACGTTTCAGGGCGATGGCGAATCCCTCGATCTGCTGGCCGAAGGAGATCTCCCCCGCTTCATCGGCCATGACGATGAAACCGTCGGGGTTCACCGCCACGACCATCTCGACCACCGAGAGCTTGCCCCAGGAGACGGGTTCGGCCAGCAGGGAAATGCTTTGCCGGGCGCGCAGGGTCTCCTTCAGGCGTCGGTGGGCCTGGACGCCGGAGGGCTCATCGAAGATGAACGCCATGGAGGCGATCAGCCACGCTGGCGCGACGCCTCCATCCGGCTCCCCGGGGCTACTTGCCAAGGAACTTCTCAAACCCCTTCGGCAGGTTCAATTCGGAGGGGTCAAAGTCCTTGGGCCCGGCGCCGAAGGCCGCACCCGAGGGAGTCTTGGCCTTGTTGGCCTCCGCCGCCGCCAGCTGCGCGGCCTTGGCCGGATTCCCGAACTTCTGCTTCTTCTTGGCCGAGCCCTTGGAACCCTTCTTGGCGCCTGGACGCCCGCCGGGCATGCCCGGGATGGCCCCGCCGGAGGCCAGCTTCTTCATCATCTTCTGGGCCTCGCCGAAGCGCTCGAGCATCGAGTTGACCTCGGAGACGTGCACGCCCGAGCCCTTGGCGATACGTGCGCGGCGCGAGCCGTTGATGATCTTCGGTGCCACGCGCTCGTGCGGGGTCATGGAGCGGACGATGGCCTCGATCCGGTCGATCTGCGACTCGTCGAACTGCTCGAGCTGCTGGCGGGAGATCTGCGATCCGGGCATCATGCCCAGGATCTTCTTCATCGACCCCATCTTGCGGATCTGGGCCATCTGGGCCAGGAAGTCATCGAGCGTGAAGTCCTCGCGGTCGGCGAACTTCTTCGCCATCCGCTCGGCCTCGCCCTTGTCCCAGTTCTGCTCGGCCTGTTCGATCAGGGTGAGGATGTCGCCCATGTCCAGGATGCGGGACGCCATGCGGTCCGGGTGGAAGATCTCGAAGTCGTCGAGGTTCTCGCCGGTGGAGGCGTACATGACGGGCTTGCCGGTGACCGAGGCCACCGAGAGGGCGGCACCGCCGCGGGCGTCGCCGTCGAGCTTGGTGAGCACCACGCCGGTGACCCCGACGCCGTCGTTGAAAGCCTGGGCGGTGTTGACAGCGTCCTGGCCGATCATCGCGTCAATGACGAAGAGTACCTCGTCCGGATTGACGGCGGCGCGGATGTCAGCTGCCTGCTGCATCATTTCGGCATCGATGCCCAGGCGTCCGGCGGTGTCCACGATGACCACGTCGTGCAGCTTGGTGCGGGCCTCGGCAACGCCGTCGCGCGCCACTGCCACCGGGTCGCCGGTGGCGGACTCGAACTCGGAGGAGACGCCCGGGTGCGGTGCGTAGACCGGCACCCCGGCGCGTTCGCCGTTGACCTGCAGCTGCTTGACGGCATTGGGGCGCTGGAGGTCACACGCCACCAGCAGCGGGGTGTGGCCCTGGGCCTTGAGGTGCTTGGCCAGCTTGCCGGCCAAGGTGGTCTTCCCCGCACCCTGCAGGCCGGCGAGCATGATGACCGTGGGGGCGACCTTGGCCAGGTTCAGCCGGCGGGTCTCCCCGCCCAGGATGTCGACGAGTTCCTCGTTGACGATCTTGACGATCTGCTGGCCCGGGTTCAGCGAGGCCGAAACCTCTTCGCCCAGGGCACGTTCCTTGACATGGGCCACGAAGGCACGGACCACCGTGACGGCGACGTCGGCGTCCAGCAGGGCACGGCGGATCTCACGAACGGTGCCGTCGATATCGGCCTCGGTCAGCCGTCCCTTGCCGCGGAGGTTCTTGAAGGTGGATGTCAGGCGGTCGGAGAGTGAATTGAACACGTGCCGTGCACTTCTTTCGTTGTGGGCGTTAGGCGCGGTCTAACCCGCTGGACTCAACATCCAAGATTACCAATAACATGGGGCTCTTTCTTCAACACATGGCAGTCTTGGAGATGTGAACCCTGATTCAAGCTCCCAGACCGGTACCCACGTAACCACATTATTGATCCTCGGCGCCTCCGGGGACCTCACCGGAAGGCTGTTGCTTCCGGGCCTGGCCCGGCTGGTTGGCTCGGGCCGAGCCCGCGGGCTGAAGCTTGCCGGAGCCGGCGGCCCGGGCTATTCACAGGAGAAATGGCAACAGCGCGTCAACGAGGTCTGCGCGGCGGCGAAGAAACAGGCCACGGGCCAGGGCGGCACCGAACTCGACAAGATTGCCGCCGACACCCGCTTCGCCGAACTCGACGTCACAAAACCCGGCGAACTGGCCGCCCTGGTCCATTCCCTTGAAGGGCCGGTGGCACTGTACTTCGCGCTTCCCCCCGCGGTGAGCCAGAAGGCCTGCGAGGTCCTGGAACCGGGGGAACTTCCCGAGTCCACGCTGTTGGTCATGGAAAAGCCCTTTGGCTCCAACCAGCAATCCGCGCAGGAACTGAACCGCACGCTGATCCGCCTGGTCCCGGAGGAAAACATCCACCGCGTCGACCACTTCCTGGGCAAGGGCACGGTCTTCAACATCTTGGGCCTGCGCTTCGCCAACCACCTGCTCGAGCCCCTGTTCACCTCCGAACACGTGGAGAAGATGGAAATCTTCTACGACGAGGAACTCGCCCTGGAGGGCCGCGCCGGCTACTACGACGGCGCCGGGGCGCTGCGCGACATGATCCAGTCGCACCTCTTGCAGATCCTTGGCCTGCTGACCATGAACGCCCCGGCGACACTGAAGGAACGCGACGTGCGCGACCACCTCGGCTCGGTGCTGCGCGCCACAGCCCTGGCCGGCAACCCCGCCCAAAACACGCGCCGTGCCCGCTACACCGCCGGCACCTCGAAGGGCCGTCCGGTGCCCGACTACGCCAGCGAGGAAGGCGTGGAGCCGGCATTGAAGACCGAGACGCTGGCAGAGGTCACGCTGAACATCAACAACTCGCGCTGGGCCGGGGTTCCGTTCATCCTGCGTGCCGGCAAGGCCCTGGGAACCGCGCGCAAGGAAGCCATCATCACCTTCCGCCCGGTCTCCCACCTGCCCACCGGATTCAAGGGCACCGACGAACCCACGAAACTGCGGATCGGATTCGGCCCCGACACGCTGTCACTGGACCTGGACGTCAACGGCCCCGGCGACCTCTACACCCTGGACCGCGTCACCCTGGCCGCTGAACTCAATTCCCCGGACCTCCTCCCCTACGGCGAAGTCCTCCTCGGCGTGCTCTCCGGCGACCCGACCCTGTCTGTGCGCGGAGACACAGCGGAGGAATGCTGGCGCATTGTCGATCCGATCCTCACCGCGTGGGCCGACGATGCGGTGCCCTTGGCTGAATACGCCGCGGGCGGAAACGGCCCGGCCGACTGGGACACCAATTGCACCAAGCCCGTCAATGGCACGCCCGCAAAGGCCAAGGCCAGGCACTAGCAACGCGATCCCCGCGGACGACGCTTGGCGCGCCCGTGTGTGCCCCGGGCACGCCGAGGGAATACGGTAGGACGAGGACATTTTTAATCGTTGGACCTTGAGATGGATCCGGCGTCCGTATTCTTCGCGCCCGACACCGGCACGACGGCCCCGACACAAAGGCTAGATTTTGAACGGCAATGCAACGTTTCGGCACCATAATTCGGCCCTCTTGGCCGTCACCAGCGTGCAGGCCCCGGTGGTCATGACCTCCGGGGAATTCGACGAACGTCTGGGCCCCAGCCTCAAGCGCCTGCGCTTGTCGAAAAAGCTGTTGGAACGTGTTGCCGGAGTGATGGAGCGCCGCTGGTGGTCGGAGGGGACCAGCTTCGATGATGCCGCGGTCGAGGCCGGAGGCAAGGCCCTGGCCGAGGCCGGCATCGAGCCGGGCGAGATCGGCCTGCTGATCAACACCTCGGTCACCCGCCGCAACCTGGAACCCTCTGTGGCCTCCAAGATCCACCACGACCTGGGACTGCCGTCCTCGGCCATGAACTTCGACGTGGCCAACGCCTGCCTGGGCTTCGTCAACGGCATGACCTTGGCCGCGAACATGATCGACTCCGGGCAGATCAAGTACGCCCTGGTGGTCGCCGGAGAGGATGCCCAGCCGACCCAGGAAACCACGTTCCGCCGGCTCAATGCCGAGGACTCCACCCGCGAGGACTACCTGCGGGAATTCGCGACCCTCACTCTTGGTTCGGGCGCCGCCGCCGCGGTCATCGGCCCGGCCGATGCGCACCCCGGCGCGCACCGCATCGTTGGCGGGGTGTCCCGTGCGGGAACCGAACACCACAAACTCTGCGTCGGAGGCCCGTCGGGCATGTACACCGACACCAAGGGGCTGCTGGACAACGGCCTGGAACTGGTGGTCGATGCCTGGGACGAGGCCCACCAAGCCGGCTGGAACTGGAAAACCATGGATCGCTACGTCACCCACCAGGTATCCAATTCCTACACAAATGCCATCATCAAGGCCGTCGGCCTGGTCCGCGACAGGGTGCCCATCACGTTCCCCAAGTGGGGCAATGTCGGGCCGGCGTCGCTGCCCATGACCCTCTCCCAGGAAGCCAAGACACTGAAACCCGGTGATCGGGTGCTGTGCATGGGGGTTGGTTCCGGGCTGAACACCGCCATGCTGGAGCTTGCCTGGTGACCGAGCTCTTCCCCGGTGTCGATTCCCGGTACTCCCACCGCGTCATGGTGCCCTCCACCTCGGACGTGGATGCACCGGGCACCAGCCACCAATGGCACCTGCTGGACAACGCCTCCGAGCTGGCCGACAAGGGCATTACTCCGGTCGGCACGCTATTGTGCGTGCACGGCAATCCCACCTGGTCCTACCTGTGGCGCGGCCTGCTGCAGCACGTGTCCACCCACGACCTGCCCTGGCGCGTGGTGGCGGTTGACCAGCTGGACATGGGCTTCTCCGTGCGCACCGGCGTGTTCCGCCGGTTAGCCGACCGAGTCAACGACCTCGGCGACCTCTCCAACGCCTTGAAGCTGACCGGGGAGGTGACCACGGTCGGCCACGACTGGGGCGGACTCATTTCCCTGGGCTGGGCCCTGGCACACCCGGACCAACTGGCCAACGTGGTGCTCACCAACACCGCAGTGCACCCGGCCGGCTACGAACTGCCCGCTGCGCTGCGCCTGGCCTCCCACCCCGCCGTCCACGGCTGGGGCACCAAAACCACCGACGCCTTCGTGCGCACCACCCACTCGCTGGCGCAGCCGGCCCTGGAACCGGACGTCCGCCAGGCCTTCATGGCCCCCTATGCCAATGCGGGGCGGAGGACCGGAGTGGCGAACTTCGTTGCCGACATCCCCTTCACCGAGGACCACCCCAGCCGCACCGCCCTCGATGCCATCGCCGATGGCCTGCGCTCGCTGGAGGTTCCGGCCTTGCTGCTCTGGGGACCCAAGGACCCGGTATTCTCCGACCGCTACCTGCGTGACCTGATGGACCGGCTCCCCCACGCCGCGGTGCACCGCTTCGAGGGCGCGGGCCACCTGCTTCCCGAGGACCGCGACATCGCCACCCCGGTCTTTGACTGGCTGGCCCGGGCAAACACCGCGCACACCGCCGGGCGCGCCGAGGCCCTGGCCGCATACCGGCCCATGCTGGCCGAACTCGATGGGCGCACGCAGGACACCGGCACCGCGGTGGTGGACATCAACCCGGCCGGCTCGCTGTCATGGGCGGAACTGGGCAACCGGGTCAACGCGCTGGCCCGCGGCCTGGCGCACATCGGGGTCAAGTCCGGTGACCGGGTCAACCTTCTGGTGCCTCCGGGCATCGAACTGACCTCGCTGATCTATGCCTGCCTGCGTTTGGGCGCGGTGATCGTGGTGGCCGATGCGGGCCTGGGCACCAAGGGGCTGGGCCGCGCCATCCGCGGGGCCGGCCCCGGCTACCTCATTGGAATCGACCGTGCACTGGCCGGGGCGAGGTTCCTGGGCTGGCCCGGAATCCGGATTGCCGCCGGGGACATGCCCGCCGCCAAGCGCGCCCTGCTCGGCGTGGCACACACCGTGCCCGAACTGCTTCAGGCGGGCACGACCACCGCCGCCCAACGCCGGGAATTCACCCCGGCGGACCCCGATGCCGATGCGGCGGTGCTCTTCACCTCGGGATCCACCGGCCCCGCCAAGGGCGTGGTGTACACCCACCGCCAGTTGGCGGCCATGCGGGACACCCTGCGCGACACCTATGACCTGAAAGCCGGTTCGGCACTCGTGGCGGGCTTCGCCCCGTTCGCGTTGCTCGGCCCCGCCCTGGGCGCCACCTCGGTGACCCCCGACATGGATGTCACAGCCCCGCGCACGCTCACCGCCGCGGCACTGGCAGATGCGGCGGCCGC contains:
- a CDS encoding phage holin family protein encodes the protein MSRKPADVQPEGTLDSPRTHGSDRKQLHALEDRFKGFTEKFDVIVHQQIGLVKGEIRILYRTVRKGVRLYAGALLAGQFAFLFLALAALAGLATWIGWGYAGLLLAAFWVIIAAVLIGMGRNGFEAFDGLPDGNATHRERPPKTSSRHTAP
- a CDS encoding 3-oxoacyl-ACP synthase III, giving the protein MNGNATFRHHNSALLAVTSVQAPVVMTSGEFDERLGPSLKRLRLSKKLLERVAGVMERRWWSEGTSFDDAAVEAGGKALAEAGIEPGEIGLLINTSVTRRNLEPSVASKIHHDLGLPSSAMNFDVANACLGFVNGMTLAANMIDSGQIKYALVVAGEDAQPTQETTFRRLNAEDSTREDYLREFATLTLGSGAAAAVIGPADAHPGAHRIVGGVSRAGTEHHKLCVGGPSGMYTDTKGLLDNGLELVVDAWDEAHQAGWNWKTMDRYVTHQVSNSYTNAIIKAVGLVRDRVPITFPKWGNVGPASLPMTLSQEAKTLKPGDRVLCMGVGSGLNTAMLELAW
- the ffh gene encoding signal recognition particle protein; this encodes MFNSLSDRLTSTFKNLRGKGRLTEADIDGTVREIRRALLDADVAVTVVRAFVAHVKERALGEEVSASLNPGQQIVKIVNEELVDILGGETRRLNLAKVAPTVIMLAGLQGAGKTTLAGKLAKHLKAQGHTPLLVACDLQRPNAVKQLQVNGERAGVPVYAPHPGVSSEFESATGDPVAVARDGVAEARTKLHDVVIVDTAGRLGIDAEMMQQAADIRAAVNPDEVLFVIDAMIGQDAVNTAQAFNDGVGVTGVVLTKLDGDARGGAALSVASVTGKPVMYASTGENLDDFEIFHPDRMASRILDMGDILTLIEQAEQNWDKGEAERMAKKFADREDFTLDDFLAQMAQIRKMGSMKKILGMMPGSQISRQQLEQFDESQIDRIEAIVRSMTPHERVAPKIINGSRRARIAKGSGVHVSEVNSMLERFGEAQKMMKKLASGGAIPGMPGGRPGAKKGSKGSAKKKQKFGNPAKAAQLAAAEANKAKTPSGAAFGAGPKDFDPSELNLPKGFEKFLGK
- a CDS encoding glucose-6-phosphate dehydrogenase, yielding MNPDSSSQTGTHVTTLLILGASGDLTGRLLLPGLARLVGSGRARGLKLAGAGGPGYSQEKWQQRVNEVCAAAKKQATGQGGTELDKIAADTRFAELDVTKPGELAALVHSLEGPVALYFALPPAVSQKACEVLEPGELPESTLLVMEKPFGSNQQSAQELNRTLIRLVPEENIHRVDHFLGKGTVFNILGLRFANHLLEPLFTSEHVEKMEIFYDEELALEGRAGYYDGAGALRDMIQSHLLQILGLLTMNAPATLKERDVRDHLGSVLRATALAGNPAQNTRRARYTAGTSKGRPVPDYASEEGVEPALKTETLAEVTLNINNSRWAGVPFILRAGKALGTARKEAIITFRPVSHLPTGFKGTDEPTKLRIGFGPDTLSLDLDVNGPGDLYTLDRVTLAAELNSPDLLPYGEVLLGVLSGDPTLSVRGDTAEECWRIVDPILTAWADDAVPLAEYAAGGNGPADWDTNCTKPVNGTPAKAKARH
- a CDS encoding alpha/beta fold hydrolase, translated to MTELFPGVDSRYSHRVMVPSTSDVDAPGTSHQWHLLDNASELADKGITPVGTLLCVHGNPTWSYLWRGLLQHVSTHDLPWRVVAVDQLDMGFSVRTGVFRRLADRVNDLGDLSNALKLTGEVTTVGHDWGGLISLGWALAHPDQLANVVLTNTAVHPAGYELPAALRLASHPAVHGWGTKTTDAFVRTTHSLAQPALEPDVRQAFMAPYANAGRRTGVANFVADIPFTEDHPSRTALDAIADGLRSLEVPALLLWGPKDPVFSDRYLRDLMDRLPHAAVHRFEGAGHLLPEDRDIATPVFDWLARANTAHTAGRAEALAAYRPMLAELDGRTQDTGTAVVDINPAGSLSWAELGNRVNALARGLAHIGVKSGDRVNLLVPPGIELTSLIYACLRLGAVIVVADAGLGTKGLGRAIRGAGPGYLIGIDRALAGARFLGWPGIRIAAGDMPAAKRALLGVAHTVPELLQAGTTTAAQRREFTPADPDADAAVLFTSGSTGPAKGVVYTHRQLAAMRDTLRDTYDLKAGSALVAGFAPFALLGPALGATSVTPDMDVTAPRTLTAAALADAAAAVDATAVFASPAALANVLETREGLDDAQRRTLAGISLLLSAGAPIPEPLLAKVQDLVPGARVHTPYGMTEALPVTDIDLEGIRAAGAGNGVCVGTPVAGARVAIAPLDANGRAGDQPQTAADLTGEILVRAPHVKDRYDRLWITEQVSSSIPGWHRTGDVGHLDTAGRLWVEGRLGHVLDTASGPRTPVAGEQAAESVRGAGRAALVGVGPAGTQAPVIVMETVPPVRRAAPAPEALATAVRTAVAGTGTEVSAVLVVPALPTDIRHNSKIDRAALASWATDTLAGGRIRNP